In Cherax quadricarinatus isolate ZL_2023a chromosome 71, ASM3850222v1, whole genome shotgun sequence, one DNA window encodes the following:
- the LOC128700320 gene encoding uncharacterized protein isoform X1 — MRNSGSVFQNMDGYSSKLAGELHNYNYSSSAQHFGPVSGGVSGPVQSMTSTSQFITQQSHSSSQLDSNIGLATGQGTNLQEEFCEGTGVGGGGGRKKKKKQKSGEDPSTSVKPNIMPEEDLVDAAIPLLSENQAGVEDLLFPASLPPPGGTLVGGQYLLNNSLLDQILTEKKMQILQSPDVIEFLKKHMSKK; from the exons ATGAGAAACAGTGGAAGTGTGTTCCAAAACATGGATGGCTATTCTTCTAAGCTAGCAGGAGAACTGCACAACTATAATTACAGCAGCAGTGCACAACATTTTGGGCCAGTATCAGGTGGTGTGTCAGGCCCTGTTCAGTCTATGACATCTACTTCCCAGTTTATTACCCAACAGAGTCATTCATCTAGCCAG TTAGACAGCAACATAGGCCTAGCAACAGGACAAGGGACCAACTTACAAGAAGAATTTTGTGAAGGAACTGGagttgggggaggaggaggacgtAAGAAGAAAAAGAAACAAAAAAGTGGTGAAGACCCTAGTACTTCTGTGAAGCCCAACATAATGCCTGAGGAAGATCTTGTTGATGCTGCCATTCCACTGCTGTCAGAAAATCAAG CAGGTGTGGAGGATTTGCTATTCCcagcatcattaccaccacctggaGGAACACTAGTGGGTGGACAGTACCTTCTTAACAATTCCCTACTTGATCAGATcctcacagaaaaaaaaatg caaataCTTCAGTCACCAGATGTAATAGAATTCTTGAAAAAACATATGTCAAAGAAATAA
- the LOC128700320 gene encoding uncharacterized protein isoform X2: MRNSGSVFQNMDGYSSKLAGELHNYNYSSSAQHFGPVSGGVSGPVQSMTSTSQFITQQSHSSSQLDSNIGLATGQGTNLQEEFCEGTGVGGGGGRKKKKKQKSGEDPSTSVKPNIMPEEDLVDAAIPLLSENQGVEDLLFPASLPPPGGTLVGGQYLLNNSLLDQILTEKKMQILQSPDVIEFLKKHMSKK, translated from the exons ATGAGAAACAGTGGAAGTGTGTTCCAAAACATGGATGGCTATTCTTCTAAGCTAGCAGGAGAACTGCACAACTATAATTACAGCAGCAGTGCACAACATTTTGGGCCAGTATCAGGTGGTGTGTCAGGCCCTGTTCAGTCTATGACATCTACTTCCCAGTTTATTACCCAACAGAGTCATTCATCTAGCCAG TTAGACAGCAACATAGGCCTAGCAACAGGACAAGGGACCAACTTACAAGAAGAATTTTGTGAAGGAACTGGagttgggggaggaggaggacgtAAGAAGAAAAAGAAACAAAAAAGTGGTGAAGACCCTAGTACTTCTGTGAAGCCCAACATAATGCCTGAGGAAGATCTTGTTGATGCTGCCATTCCACTGCTGTCAGAAAATCAAG GTGTGGAGGATTTGCTATTCCcagcatcattaccaccacctggaGGAACACTAGTGGGTGGACAGTACCTTCTTAACAATTCCCTACTTGATCAGATcctcacagaaaaaaaaatg caaataCTTCAGTCACCAGATGTAATAGAATTCTTGAAAAAACATATGTCAAAGAAATAA
- the LOC128700320 gene encoding uncharacterized protein isoform X3 — translation MRNSGSVFQNMDGYSSKLAGELHNYNYSSSAQHFGPVSGGVSGPVQSMTSTSQFITQQSHSSSQLDSNIGLATGQGTNLQEEFCEGTGVGGGGGRKKKKKQKSGEDPSTSVKPNIMPEEDLVDAAIPLLSENQGCGPRCESSVSVVKYNIFDATIGSRSDEDKILSAIYRVVQKLLSAIDDNRDM, via the exons ATGAGAAACAGTGGAAGTGTGTTCCAAAACATGGATGGCTATTCTTCTAAGCTAGCAGGAGAACTGCACAACTATAATTACAGCAGCAGTGCACAACATTTTGGGCCAGTATCAGGTGGTGTGTCAGGCCCTGTTCAGTCTATGACATCTACTTCCCAGTTTATTACCCAACAGAGTCATTCATCTAGCCAG TTAGACAGCAACATAGGCCTAGCAACAGGACAAGGGACCAACTTACAAGAAGAATTTTGTGAAGGAACTGGagttgggggaggaggaggacgtAAGAAGAAAAAGAAACAAAAAAGTGGTGAAGACCCTAGTACTTCTGTGAAGCCCAACATAATGCCTGAGGAAGATCTTGTTGATGCTGCCATTCCACTGCTGTCAGAAAATCAAG GATGTGGACCCAGATGTGAAAGTAGTGTTTCTGTCGTCAAATACAACATCTTTGATGCAACTATTGGATCAAGGAGTGATGAAGACAAAATTTTAAGTGCCATATACAGGGTAGTGCAAAAACTCCTCTCAGCAATAGATGACAACCGTGACATGTAA
- the LOC128700320 gene encoding uncharacterized protein isoform X4 has translation MRNSGSVFQNMDGYSSKLAGELHNYNYSSSAQHFGPVSGGVSGPVQSMTSTSQFITQQSHSSSQLDSNIGLATGQGTNLQEEFCEGTGVGGGGGRKKKKKQKSGEDPSTSVKPNIMPEEDLVDAAIPLLSENQANTSVTRCNRILEKTYVKEISAL, from the exons ATGAGAAACAGTGGAAGTGTGTTCCAAAACATGGATGGCTATTCTTCTAAGCTAGCAGGAGAACTGCACAACTATAATTACAGCAGCAGTGCACAACATTTTGGGCCAGTATCAGGTGGTGTGTCAGGCCCTGTTCAGTCTATGACATCTACTTCCCAGTTTATTACCCAACAGAGTCATTCATCTAGCCAG TTAGACAGCAACATAGGCCTAGCAACAGGACAAGGGACCAACTTACAAGAAGAATTTTGTGAAGGAACTGGagttgggggaggaggaggacgtAAGAAGAAAAAGAAACAAAAAAGTGGTGAAGACCCTAGTACTTCTGTGAAGCCCAACATAATGCCTGAGGAAGATCTTGTTGATGCTGCCATTCCACTGCTGTCAGAAAATCAAG caaataCTTCAGTCACCAGATGTAATAGAATTCTTGAAAAAACATATGTCAAAGAAATAAGTGCATTGTGA